The Clostridia bacterium genome includes a region encoding these proteins:
- a CDS encoding GNAT family N-acetyltransferase, which yields MEIKIREAIIDDYEDLCKIYAELDEHHRLNHPELFIKPDDYARAKEYISEIIDDINKALFVAELGSEIIGFAECYILKSSSFPVIKKREWIQLDNIAVRRNYQNCHIGSLLLQKVVEWAKFKEIDRVELKVYSFNKNAIEFYSGKGFKELNKTMYLNL from the coding sequence ATGGAAATAAAAATAAGGGAAGCAATCATAGATGATTACGAGGACTTATGCAAAATTTATGCGGAGCTTGATGAACATCATAGATTAAATCATCCTGAACTTTTTATTAAGCCTGATGATTATGCAAGGGCTAAAGAATATATATCAGAAATTATCGATGATATCAATAAAGCTCTATTTGTTGCTGAATTGGGATCAGAAATTATTGGATTTGCAGAATGCTATATATTAAAGTCATCGAGTTTTCCTGTTATTAAAAAGAGGGAATGGATACAGCTGGATAATATCGCAGTAAGGAGAAATTATCAGAATTGCCATATTGGTTCTTTGCTTTTACAAAAGGTAGTAGAATGGGCAAAATTTAAGGAAATTGATAGAGTTGAATTAAAGGTTTATTCTTTTAATAAAAATGCTATTGAGTTTTATTCAGGGAAAGGTTTTAAAGAATTAAATAAAACAATGTATTTAAACTTGTAA
- a CDS encoding methylated-DNA--[protein]-cysteine S-methyltransferase: MADKEKGFFKRVYEIVSRIPEGKVATYGGIGKMLGYPRGAKVVGWAMRSAPEGLNLPCHRVVKATGELSPGYVFGDSEIQRAMLDSEGVTFRADGTIDMEKHIWQDI, from the coding sequence ATGGCGGATAAAGAAAAAGGTTTTTTTAAAAGAGTATATGAAATAGTTTCCCGGATACCCGAGGGTAAGGTTGCCACTTACGGCGGCATAGGCAAAATGCTTGGGTATCCAAGGGGCGCCAAGGTTGTGGGCTGGGCGATGAGAAGCGCTCCAGAAGGCTTGAACCTGCCCTGTCACAGGGTAGTGAAGGCAACGGGAGAGCTGTCCCCTGGCTATGTGTTCGGTGACTCCGAGATACAGAGGGCAATGCTGGATTCTGAAGGAGTCACCTTTAGGGCAGACGGTACTATTGATATGGAGAAGCACATCTGGCAGGACATATGA
- a CDS encoding VWA domain-containing protein → MAIDIERPLLLFLISLAILFVLYTAQKLGKMYKLRRRLILFLRNAVFVLLILALSGANIKWIVDTTTTIFVVDASDSMKEYRTETEKFVREALNQKGFKDQTGVVAFGDNSLIESFVSKDSVFNKIETEPRGIYTDIENALTTSVSLLPQNSKKRVVLITDGEENAGNSSKLASSILGENIDFKVYRIEREIGKEAAVESITVPKRLRIGEEFSIVAVIESTVQTGAKLTLISGKDKAVEERVVLQKGSNRFVFRDMADTGGFKSYKVLLEPDSDTESKNNEASTFTNVIDRPKILVVEDSAGEADEMVRMLAATGMNYVRVNAQSVPGTLEGLSAYKSIITCNVSAENLSDGFLNSLDSYVKDMGGGFIATGGENSFALGGYYKTPLEKVLPVEMELKGKKEIPDMSIVLVIDKSGSMTEGRGGIMKLDIAKEAAARTLDSLRPKDQIGVLTFDDTNYWVVPTRKADDAEKIRDDIGTIRPGGGTSIIPALQEAYDSIKNTNTKIKHIILLTDGQAEKAGYMELVERIKKDNITVSTVAVGQGSDVQLLEDIAKGSNGRFYYTDEFSNIPRIFAKETFIAARAYLNNREFIPAITNAHPVLAGAAEQGLPTLMGYVAATPKSTSRVVLASDQDDPILTVWQYGLGKTAAWNSDINGKWSRNYVGWDNNIKLWQNLINWTIEKYQEDDITVETEVQGGKGVVTLNNKVDKGEFEAKATIVSPTLESREVTLYPVAPGQYSGDFEITETGSYIIKALQQKGGETVNAASTGISVQYSPEYRIQPPSGYLDRLIKEAGGTLINTPEDVYKGKIKDIFGAVDLTPALLILALILFMFDIALRRLNLPMAALEAKLSVIRAKLLPQGKKPAKAKRMLNTIGEAVKPEEKAQSQQKVEERPEPIAQEQKAEKPKAENLDTSSLLKKKKNRM, encoded by the coding sequence GTGGCTATTGATATTGAAAGACCGCTGCTGCTTTTCCTTATTTCATTAGCAATACTTTTTGTACTTTATACAGCCCAGAAGCTTGGCAAGATGTACAAACTAAGAAGAAGACTCATATTATTCCTCAGGAACGCTGTGTTTGTCCTTCTTATACTTGCTCTTTCGGGAGCGAATATTAAATGGATTGTGGATACAACTACAACAATATTCGTGGTAGACGCTTCGGACAGCATGAAGGAATATAGGACTGAGACAGAGAAGTTTGTGCGGGAGGCATTGAACCAGAAGGGCTTCAAGGATCAAACAGGGGTTGTGGCTTTTGGGGATAACTCTCTAATTGAAAGCTTCGTTTCAAAGGATTCAGTGTTCAATAAAATTGAGACTGAACCAAGAGGTATTTATACAGATATAGAAAATGCTCTGACGACATCGGTGTCACTGCTCCCCCAAAACAGCAAGAAAAGGGTTGTGCTGATAACTGATGGTGAGGAAAATGCGGGCAACAGCTCCAAGCTGGCCTCTAGCATATTAGGTGAGAATATTGACTTTAAGGTGTACAGGATAGAACGTGAAATAGGCAAGGAAGCTGCAGTTGAAAGCATCACTGTGCCTAAAAGACTAAGGATTGGTGAGGAATTCAGCATTGTAGCGGTTATAGAAAGCACAGTGCAGACAGGGGCGAAGCTTACGCTTATCAGTGGAAAGGATAAGGCTGTGGAAGAACGGGTTGTGCTGCAGAAGGGCAGCAACAGGTTCGTATTCCGAGATATGGCCGATACGGGAGGCTTTAAGAGCTACAAGGTGCTTCTTGAGCCGGATTCTGACACAGAGAGTAAGAATAATGAGGCCTCAACCTTCACAAATGTAATTGACAGACCTAAAATATTGGTTGTGGAGGACAGTGCCGGTGAAGCTGACGAGATGGTCAGGATGCTGGCCGCTACGGGTATGAACTATGTAAGGGTCAATGCCCAATCGGTGCCGGGAACACTTGAAGGCCTATCTGCCTACAAATCAATAATTACCTGCAATGTATCCGCAGAAAACCTCAGCGACGGCTTCCTAAACTCTTTAGATTCATATGTCAAAGACATGGGAGGAGGCTTTATCGCAACTGGAGGCGAAAATTCCTTCGCATTAGGCGGTTATTACAAGACACCCCTGGAAAAGGTACTGCCGGTGGAGATGGAGCTTAAGGGAAAAAAGGAAATCCCTGATATGTCCATAGTACTTGTAATAGACAAATCGGGGAGTATGACCGAGGGCAGGGGCGGAATCATGAAGCTGGATATCGCCAAGGAAGCTGCGGCGAGGACTCTGGATTCTCTTAGACCGAAGGATCAGATAGGAGTACTTACCTTTGATGATACCAACTACTGGGTGGTTCCTACCCGCAAGGCTGATGATGCAGAGAAAATAAGGGATGATATAGGCACCATAAGGCCCGGAGGGGGCACCAGCATAATCCCTGCTCTGCAGGAAGCCTATGACTCTATAAAGAATACCAATACAAAGATAAAGCATATAATACTGCTTACAGACGGCCAGGCTGAGAAGGCCGGTTATATGGAGCTGGTTGAAAGGATAAAGAAGGATAATATAACCGTGTCCACTGTAGCAGTAGGTCAGGGCTCTGACGTGCAGCTCCTGGAGGATATTGCGAAGGGGTCCAATGGCCGTTTTTACTATACCGATGAATTTTCAAATATTCCAAGGATCTTTGCTAAAGAGACCTTTATAGCCGCAAGGGCGTATCTTAACAACAGGGAATTCATACCGGCAATAACCAATGCACATCCGGTGCTTGCGGGAGCAGCAGAGCAAGGACTGCCGACCCTTATGGGCTATGTGGCAGCTACACCTAAGAGTACCTCGAGGGTAGTGCTGGCAAGCGACCAGGATGACCCGATACTTACTGTATGGCAGTATGGTTTGGGCAAGACCGCTGCATGGAACTCCGACATAAACGGCAAATGGAGCAGGAATTATGTAGGCTGGGATAACAACATCAAGCTCTGGCAGAACCTTATCAACTGGACTATAGAAAAGTACCAGGAGGACGATATCACAGTAGAGACAGAAGTGCAGGGCGGCAAGGGTGTTGTAACTCTTAACAACAAGGTGGATAAGGGCGAGTTTGAGGCTAAGGCTACTATTGTGTCACCCACCTTGGAGAGCAGGGAAGTTACACTTTACCCTGTGGCACCTGGGCAGTACAGCGGGGATTTTGAAATAACCGAAACAGGCTCATATATTATAAAAGCCCTACAGCAGAAGGGTGGAGAGACAGTGAACGCTGCCAGCACCGGAATATCTGTGCAGTATTCACCGGAGTACAGGATACAGCCACCCAGCGGATATCTGGACAGACTCATAAAAGAAGCTGGGGGAACGCTCATCAATACTCCAGAAGACGTGTATAAAGGGAAAATAAAGGATATATTTGGAGCTGTAGATTTGACACCGGCACTCCTAATACTTGCGCTTATACTATTTATGTTTGATATAGCATTAAGAAGGCTTAACCTGCCTATGGCAGCACTAGAGGCTAAGCTTTCAGTAATAAGAGCAAAGCTATTGCCACAAGGTAAAAAGCCTGCTAAGGCGAAAAGAATGCTAAACACTATTGGTGAAGCTGTCAAACCAGAAGAGAAAGCACAGTCACAGCAAAAAGTGGAAGAGAGGCCAGAACCAATAGCACAAGAGCAGAAGGCAGAAAAGCCAAAAGCAGAAAACTTGGATACTTCTTCACTTCTGAAGAAGAAAAAGAACAGAATGTAG
- a CDS encoding BatA and WFA domain-containing protein, with protein MRLFFPWALWFLSFMPLVVLMYILKQKFEERQISSIYLWQQVLKDIEVNTPWQKLKKNLLLFLQLLSILFLVFALSDPYLYTKGGMYSNLVVVIDNTGSMNARYEGSTRLEQAKRLAEEMINHSGTKANITLLTVERSPKVEIGKTTDKGEAVSKLRAIEASNSSGNINDSVSLVRAMVKQYEGNIGYKAVFYTDSPVDTEDLNAEVVSLASELQNVSLDYISYSNDNGKLTALVRATNRSKVPLAREISLYGSDKVLDIKNIELSAGETKTVYFEDISTNAPYLWAELTEKDDLAEDNQVYSVVKYTKPSKVLLIASSNVFIEKALSNIKGLELYKTNPGEDIEVGYDLYIFDSAAPVELPKSGSVLLLNPPTGNGIVEVGTELQGGVAEIMKHPITKYMENADFIVSKLKDMEAPFWSDVLMSVGGKPAALSGEYKGRKTAVLGFDLHNSDFALTTEYPIFIYNLAAYLMGIDSERRASYVCGDSIDLNPNPEVKEAAVKDPAGDIHRLELTYPMLPFDKTGRFGVYELTQKVDETEKVSSFAVNFPVESESAVNQQIPEAQKASAAGTAAGGTGLQNWLLGLLLLVAAVEWVVYIRGY; from the coding sequence ATGAGATTGTTTTTCCCTTGGGCATTGTGGTTTTTATCATTCATGCCTCTTGTGGTGCTAATGTATATATTGAAGCAGAAATTCGAAGAGCGGCAGATCTCGAGTATTTATCTGTGGCAGCAGGTGTTGAAGGATATTGAGGTAAACACCCCCTGGCAGAAGCTTAAGAAAAACCTGCTCCTTTTCCTGCAGCTATTATCAATTCTTTTCTTAGTTTTTGCACTCTCTGATCCGTATTTGTATACCAAGGGCGGGATGTATTCAAATCTGGTAGTGGTTATTGACAATACCGGAAGCATGAATGCAAGGTATGAGGGGAGTACAAGACTGGAGCAAGCAAAACGGCTGGCAGAGGAAATGATAAATCACTCAGGTACTAAGGCAAATATTACCCTTTTGACGGTAGAAAGAAGCCCCAAAGTTGAAATTGGGAAAACCACAGACAAGGGAGAGGCAGTAAGCAAGCTTAGAGCCATAGAAGCCAGCAATTCCTCCGGAAATATAAATGACTCCGTTTCACTTGTAAGGGCAATGGTCAAACAGTATGAGGGGAACATCGGCTATAAGGCGGTTTTTTATACTGACAGTCCTGTGGATACTGAGGATTTGAATGCTGAGGTCGTATCATTGGCATCAGAGCTGCAGAACGTAAGCCTGGACTATATCTCATATTCCAATGACAATGGAAAACTGACGGCTTTAGTACGTGCAACCAACAGGTCAAAGGTGCCTCTTGCAAGAGAGATATCTCTTTATGGCAGCGATAAGGTTCTGGACATAAAAAATATTGAACTCTCTGCGGGAGAGACAAAGACAGTGTATTTTGAAGATATATCCACCAATGCTCCTTATCTTTGGGCGGAGCTCACTGAAAAGGACGATTTGGCGGAAGACAATCAAGTGTACAGTGTTGTGAAATACACAAAACCAAGCAAGGTATTGCTGATAGCAAGCAGCAATGTGTTTATAGAAAAAGCCCTGTCCAATATAAAAGGGCTGGAGCTTTATAAAACAAATCCCGGTGAAGATATAGAGGTCGGCTATGATCTTTATATATTTGACTCTGCAGCCCCGGTCGAATTGCCCAAGTCGGGCAGCGTGTTGCTCTTGAACCCACCCACTGGCAATGGAATAGTTGAGGTGGGAACAGAACTTCAAGGAGGGGTTGCTGAAATAATGAAGCATCCTATTACCAAATATATGGAGAATGCAGATTTCATAGTGTCAAAGCTTAAGGACATGGAAGCACCCTTCTGGTCAGATGTGCTTATGAGCGTCGGTGGAAAACCGGCAGCTCTTTCTGGAGAGTATAAGGGCAGAAAGACAGCAGTATTGGGTTTTGACCTGCACAACAGTGACTTTGCTCTGACAACTGAATATCCGATTTTCATATATAACCTGGCTGCATATCTGATGGGAATTGATTCAGAGAGAAGAGCATCTTACGTATGCGGTGATTCTATAGACTTGAATCCGAACCCTGAGGTCAAGGAGGCCGCTGTGAAAGATCCGGCTGGAGATATCCACAGGCTGGAGCTCACGTATCCAATGCTGCCCTTTGACAAGACAGGGCGTTTCGGTGTATATGAACTGACACAAAAGGTGGATGAGACTGAAAAAGTATCAAGCTTTGCAGTCAACTTCCCTGTAGAAAGCGAATCCGCAGTCAATCAGCAAATACCTGAAGCGCAAAAAGCTTCTGCGGCTGGAACCGCAGCAGGGGGCACAGGACTGCAGAATTGGCTGTTAGGCTTGCTGCTGCTTGTTGCAGCGGTAGAATGGGTGGTGTATATACGTGGCTATTGA
- a CDS encoding DUF58 domain-containing protein has product MGERIFDAEFLKKLDTIVINVRMMMNTGSGGNRKSRSKGSSVEFSDFREYTMGDDFRRIDWNAYGRFDKLFVKLFMEEREAMVNIFIDGSRSMYFGEPKKSLTALKLSGILAYLALNNLDKVCLNTISGALVKQSPALNSRGMFQRCADFLENLQFAGTTDLNSAIKKKEFKGSGVSIVFSDFFTSGGIEDAVKYLLYKKQDVILVHILAPEELNPAMEGQIRLLDSESGEARDISVTPALLKQYDKELNAFMNNIEEFCSRMGVTYVQVSSAEPVEKIVFEEFTRAGIVY; this is encoded by the coding sequence TTGGGAGAGAGAATTTTTGATGCTGAGTTTCTGAAAAAACTTGATACCATTGTTATAAACGTAAGAATGATGATGAATACTGGCTCCGGAGGCAACAGGAAGTCTCGAAGCAAAGGCAGCTCTGTGGAGTTCTCTGACTTTAGGGAATACACCATGGGTGATGATTTTCGACGTATAGACTGGAATGCCTACGGAAGGTTTGACAAGCTTTTCGTCAAGCTTTTTATGGAAGAGCGGGAAGCAATGGTCAACATATTTATTGATGGCAGCCGCTCCATGTATTTCGGAGAGCCTAAGAAGTCCCTGACAGCCTTGAAGCTTTCGGGTATTTTGGCATACTTGGCATTGAACAATCTGGACAAGGTTTGTCTGAACACAATTTCAGGAGCACTTGTAAAACAGTCCCCAGCCTTAAACAGCAGGGGGATGTTCCAGCGATGTGCGGACTTTCTGGAAAATCTGCAGTTTGCAGGTACCACTGATTTGAATTCCGCTATTAAAAAGAAGGAATTCAAGGGAAGTGGAGTATCAATTGTCTTTTCTGATTTTTTCACTTCCGGGGGAATTGAGGATGCAGTAAAATACCTGCTATACAAAAAGCAGGACGTTATACTGGTGCATATTTTAGCACCTGAGGAACTGAATCCGGCAATGGAGGGACAGATAAGGCTATTAGACAGTGAGAGCGGTGAGGCCAGGGACATTTCAGTTACACCGGCTCTATTAAAGCAGTATGATAAAGAACTGAACGCATTTATGAATAATATTGAGGAGTTCTGCAGCAGAATGGGAGTGACCTACGTACAAGTCTCCTCGGCAGAACCGGTGGAGAAGATAGTTTTCGAGGAATTTACCAGAGCAGGTATTGTATATTGA
- a CDS encoding MoxR family ATPase encodes MDINEKQISEIVDTIHNVEAEIGKAIIGQKDIIRQVLISVLAGGNVLLEGVPGLGKTQLVKTLAKVMDLSFSRIQFTPDLMPADVMGTNIIVKDESGNSRFEFQKGPVFANLVLADEINRATPKTQSALLEAMQEQTVTVGKTTYSLPQPFLVLATQNPIEMEGTYPLPEAQMDRFLFKLSVLFPSFDELKDIIDITTTNKVVELQKIIDGPSILEMRKVIREVPIAKPVQEYALRVVMGTHPESEGAPESAKKYIRFGASPRAAQAIITASRARALMEGRYNVSFEDIKYVAYPSLRHRFFLNFDAVADGVTTDVLISELLEAINKG; translated from the coding sequence ATGGATATAAATGAAAAGCAGATAAGTGAGATAGTAGACACCATTCATAATGTTGAAGCGGAAATAGGCAAGGCTATAATTGGGCAGAAGGATATAATAAGGCAGGTGCTGATTTCAGTTCTGGCAGGCGGCAATGTGCTGCTTGAGGGTGTTCCCGGACTAGGGAAGACCCAATTGGTTAAGACCTTGGCGAAGGTAATGGATTTGTCCTTTTCCAGGATTCAGTTTACTCCTGATTTGATGCCTGCAGATGTTATGGGTACCAATATAATTGTAAAGGATGAAAGCGGCAATAGCCGATTTGAATTCCAGAAAGGGCCGGTTTTTGCTAATCTTGTGCTGGCTGATGAAATAAACAGAGCCACCCCCAAGACACAGTCAGCTCTTTTGGAGGCAATGCAGGAGCAGACAGTGACTGTGGGCAAGACTACCTACAGCCTGCCCCAGCCTTTCCTGGTGCTGGCAACTCAGAACCCTATCGAGATGGAGGGTACATATCCTCTGCCTGAAGCGCAGATGGACAGGTTCTTATTCAAGCTTAGTGTATTGTTCCCCAGCTTTGACGAGTTAAAGGATATTATAGATATAACCACTACCAATAAGGTAGTCGAGCTACAAAAGATTATTGACGGGCCTTCCATATTGGAGATGAGGAAGGTTATCAGAGAAGTACCTATAGCCAAGCCTGTACAGGAATATGCTCTAAGGGTGGTAATGGGCACACACCCTGAAAGTGAAGGGGCACCGGAAAGTGCAAAGAAGTATATTAGGTTCGGGGCAAGCCCAAGAGCAGCCCAGGCAATTATAACCGCTTCCAGGGCTAGAGCTCTAATGGAAGGCAGGTACAATGTCTCTTTTGAGGACATCAAGTATGTGGCATATCCTTCACTCAGGCACAGGTTCTTCCTGAACTTTGACGCTGTGGCTGATGGAGTGACTACTGACGTGCTTATTTCTGAACTTCTTGAAGCGATAAATAAGGGATAG
- a CDS encoding ABC transporter permease subunit, whose translation MNINPVLLKELKVRMRGWRAAGIIALYLLILSLVALFIMYTNFMNPYSSTIDPQVSIGAYTGLAVIQFILIMFIVPALTAGAIAGEREKQTLDLVLCTKLRPISIITGKLFASTSQTLLLIIATLPLFSTVFLFGGISIKEIIQLFGFYIVTAVTIGCIGIFYSTFLKKTTAATVFTYGTVAFLAFGTIFIGIFYLRIFYQWNYQNYLPILYSNPLAGFSSLLAGQLGYSGMGLDSILGFYIGNSANNPKAVKTIDPWLANVIFDAVLSVVLIILSAIKINPVRRSIFSFLRFKRKAKKAVSDNV comes from the coding sequence ATGAACATAAATCCTGTGCTTTTAAAGGAATTGAAGGTAAGAATGAGGGGCTGGAGAGCAGCGGGCATAATAGCCTTGTATCTTCTGATACTTTCGCTTGTAGCACTTTTCATAATGTATACCAACTTTATGAACCCCTATAGTTCAACTATTGATCCACAGGTTTCCATAGGTGCATATACCGGACTCGCTGTAATACAGTTCATACTGATAATGTTCATTGTACCTGCACTTACAGCAGGAGCTATTGCAGGGGAGAGAGAGAAGCAGACCCTTGATCTGGTGCTTTGCACAAAGCTCAGGCCGATATCAATAATCACCGGCAAACTTTTTGCCTCCACCAGTCAGACTTTGCTGCTTATAATAGCGACCCTTCCGCTTTTCTCCACAGTATTTCTTTTTGGAGGCATATCAATTAAGGAGATAATACAGCTTTTTGGTTTTTATATTGTAACTGCAGTGACAATAGGCTGCATTGGAATATTTTATTCCACTTTCCTTAAGAAGACGACTGCAGCAACGGTTTTCACATATGGTACGGTGGCGTTTCTGGCCTTTGGTACTATATTCATAGGAATATTCTATTTAAGGATATTCTACCAGTGGAACTACCAGAATTACTTGCCGATACTATATTCAAACCCTCTGGCAGGTTTTAGCTCCTTGCTTGCGGGGCAGCTCGGATATTCTGGAATGGGGTTGGATTCTATTCTTGGTTTCTATATAGGCAACTCAGCCAACAATCCGAAGGCTGTCAAAACCATTGACCCATGGCTTGCAAATGTAATATTTGATGCAGTATTGTCAGTGGTGCTGATTATACTATCCGCTATAAAAATAAATCCCGTAAGAAGGAGTATATTCAGTTTTTTAAGATTTAAGAGAAAAGCAAAGAAAGCGGTTTCTGATAATGTGTAA
- a CDS encoding ABC transporter ATP-binding protein has protein sequence MLNIKNLNKKYGKFQAVSDLNLEVPEGEIFGFVGPNGAGKTTTMKIICGLLRATTGEITLDGVDVIRNNKRIKEKIGYMPDFFGVYDDLKVSEYLEFYASIYNIKGQEKKKITDDLLELVDLSHKREAYVDSLSRGMKQRLCLARSLVHNPRLLVLDEPASGMDPRARVEMKEILRNLKGMGKTIIISSHILPELAELCTSIGIIDKGRIVISGSVEEIMQQVYSKKVIKLKVRDKIDDAVMILKEYPFIDKLVSRGDTIQAGFEGGDEDMSRVLSALVTRGIPVVSFAQLDGNLEDVFMKVTKGDDEQ, from the coding sequence ATGCTCAATATTAAGAATCTGAATAAGAAATACGGAAAATTCCAGGCAGTGAGCGATTTGAACCTGGAAGTGCCTGAGGGTGAGATATTTGGTTTTGTAGGCCCCAATGGGGCTGGAAAAACAACAACCATGAAAATTATTTGCGGACTTCTTAGAGCCACGACCGGTGAAATTACCTTGGATGGAGTGGATGTCATAAGGAATAACAAGCGTATAAAGGAGAAAATCGGCTATATGCCTGATTTCTTCGGAGTATATGATGATCTTAAGGTAAGTGAATATTTGGAATTCTACGCTTCAATATATAATATAAAAGGTCAGGAAAAAAAGAAAATAACTGATGACCTTTTAGAGCTTGTAGATTTGAGTCACAAGAGAGAAGCTTATGTAGACAGCCTTTCAAGAGGCATGAAGCAGAGGCTCTGTCTTGCCCGCAGCCTGGTACACAATCCAAGGCTTCTTGTGCTTGATGAGCCTGCTTCCGGCATGGATCCAAGGGCAAGGGTGGAGATGAAGGAAATATTGAGGAACCTGAAAGGGATGGGAAAAACGATTATCATAAGCTCCCACATACTCCCTGAGCTGGCTGAGCTCTGTACCAGCATAGGCATTATTGACAAAGGCAGGATAGTCATAAGCGGCAGTGTAGAAGAGATAATGCAGCAGGTATACAGCAAGAAGGTTATTAAGCTGAAGGTCAGAGATAAAATTGATGATGCAGTGATGATATTGAAGGAGTATCCTTTTATCGACAAGCTTGTTTCCAGAGGGGATACGATACAGGCTGGGTTTGAAGGAGGAGATGAGGATATGAGCAGAGTGCTCTCTGCCCTGGTAACAAGGGGCATACCCGTTGTGTCCTTCGCACAGCTGGACGGCAATTTGGAGGATGTCTTTATGAAGGTGACAAAGGGGGACGACGAGCAATGA